From a region of the Propionispora vibrioides genome:
- a CDS encoding beta-class carbonic anhydrase, translating into MNKLDEILQANRNFVSHLPEAFVNYTEAGKIPKRHLAIFTCMDTRLVEFLEPAMGIKRGEVKVIKNAGNSVTGPFEATIRSLVVGIFELGVNEIIVIGHKDCGMSNTSSRTLIKKMLDRGISYEAIQMIEKELEDWVDHFHHPVDNVKMVVQKIRTNPLIPKDVPVHGLLFNPHTGELEVVVEGYLK; encoded by the coding sequence ATGAACAAGTTAGATGAGATATTGCAGGCCAACCGGAATTTTGTCAGTCACTTGCCGGAAGCCTTTGTTAATTATACGGAAGCCGGTAAGATCCCCAAACGGCATCTGGCCATCTTTACCTGTATGGATACCCGGCTGGTCGAGTTTCTTGAACCGGCGATGGGTATCAAACGCGGTGAGGTTAAGGTCATTAAAAATGCCGGCAATTCGGTTACCGGTCCGTTTGAGGCGACGATTCGCAGTTTGGTTGTCGGAATTTTTGAACTAGGTGTCAATGAGATTATTGTCATCGGACATAAGGATTGTGGCATGTCTAACACTTCCTCCCGCACGTTGATAAAAAAGATGCTGGACAGAGGAATTTCTTATGAGGCCATTCAGATGATCGAAAAGGAATTGGAAGACTGGGTGGATCATTTTCATCATCCGGTGGACAATGTGAAGATGGTCGTGCAAAAAATTCGTACTAACCCACTGATTCCGAAGGATGTTCCGGTCCATGGCTTATTGTTTAACCCGCATACAGGAGAACTGGAGGTTGTTGTGGAGGGATATCTAAAATAG
- a CDS encoding DUF4931 domain-containing protein codes for MDISKTHLVFDTAIGGCKPVTVINKQVECPFCHREQLEGVIAAEGELLLLKNKYPVLQDAFQTVLIETCDCDSELSLYSREHLHRLLQFGVQKWLEMSEDKQFKSVLFYKNHGPYSGGTIRHPHMQIVGLKNIDYRENMKPESFAGKLVRQDQGVTLTVSDRPLIGFIEFNIRLQNIKYLTVMADYIQIVVRYLLHDFNKHINSYNLFFYQLNDEIYVKIVPRFVTSPLFVGYCIPQVSSRIDDVILDIRQKYFNGK; via the coding sequence ATGGATATTAGTAAAACGCACCTTGTCTTTGATACGGCTATTGGTGGTTGTAAGCCTGTTACGGTCATAAATAAGCAGGTAGAATGTCCTTTTTGCCACCGGGAGCAACTGGAAGGTGTGATTGCGGCGGAAGGAGAGCTTTTGCTCTTAAAAAATAAATATCCTGTTTTACAGGATGCTTTTCAGACTGTGCTGATCGAAACCTGTGACTGTGATTCGGAACTGTCGTTATATAGCAGGGAACACCTGCACCGTTTATTGCAGTTTGGAGTGCAAAAATGGTTGGAGATGTCAGAGGATAAACAGTTTAAATCGGTGCTGTTTTATAAAAATCATGGTCCCTATTCGGGTGGAACCATACGGCATCCTCATATGCAGATCGTGGGGCTAAAGAACATTGATTATAGAGAGAATATGAAGCCGGAGAGTTTTGCCGGAAAACTGGTTCGTCAGGATCAGGGCGTGACGTTAACCGTTTCCGACAGACCGTTAATTGGTTTTATTGAGTTTAACATCCGATTACAGAATATTAAATATTTAACTGTCATGGCCGACTATATCCAGATTGTTGTGAGATATTTGCTGCATGACTTTAACAAGCATATCAACAGCTACAATTTATTTTTTTATCAATTGAATGATGAAATTTATGTAAAGATTGTGCCGCGTTTTGTTACTTCGCCTCTTTTTGTTGGCTACTGTATTCCGCAGGTATCCAGCAGAATTGACGATGTGATATTGGATATACGGCAAAAATATTTTAACGGTAAATAA
- the mglC gene encoding galactose/methyl galactoside ABC transporter permease MglC — MDTKKAKDFLAQYAIYFVLLALIVAIAVYNTNFLSISTFRDVLLQSATRIIIALGMGFILITGGVDLSAGRVVGLAAVLSASMLQSPDYSRLFFPGLSPLPLVLPIIVAIVASLMVGCINGLVVSRLSVPPFIATLGTYVAVYGANSLYFDMKPNESQPIGGLRTDFTSLGSGSIGTGDYSLPYIVLIAIVVACIVWVIYNKTKLGKNMYAIGGNVNAAIVSGINVKWNLLVIYAIAAGLFGFAGVLEAARTGGATNNYGNMYELDAIAACVIGGVSTAGGIGTVPGILVGVLILTVINYGLTFVGISPYWQLIIKGTIIVSAVAVDIRKYISKR, encoded by the coding sequence ATGGATACGAAAAAAGCCAAGGATTTTTTGGCACAGTATGCAATCTATTTTGTTTTACTTGCTTTGATTGTAGCGATTGCTGTATATAACACTAACTTCTTATCCATTAGCACATTCCGTGATGTGCTCCTGCAATCGGCTACCCGTATTATTATTGCGTTAGGGATGGGCTTTATTTTGATTACCGGTGGTGTGGACCTTTCCGCAGGCCGTGTAGTTGGGTTGGCTGCCGTACTATCGGCTTCCATGCTGCAAAGCCCGGATTATTCAAGACTCTTTTTTCCTGGTTTATCGCCGCTGCCGCTGGTCCTTCCGATTATTGTTGCCATCGTAGCGTCGCTGATGGTTGGCTGTATTAATGGTTTGGTAGTTTCCCGGTTAAGTGTGCCGCCGTTTATTGCCACCTTGGGTACGTATGTGGCCGTCTATGGCGCAAACTCACTTTATTTTGATATGAAGCCAAACGAATCACAGCCTATCGGCGGTTTACGAACTGATTTTACTTCACTGGGATCGGGATCTATTGGGACAGGTGATTACTCGCTTCCCTATATCGTTCTCATTGCGATTGTAGTAGCCTGCATAGTTTGGGTTATCTATAACAAGACTAAACTGGGCAAGAACATGTACGCAATTGGCGGCAATGTGAATGCGGCCATTGTGTCGGGGATTAATGTTAAGTGGAATTTATTGGTTATTTATGCTATCGCAGCCGGGTTGTTTGGCTTTGCCGGTGTATTGGAAGCAGCCCGGACAGGTGGGGCGACCAATAACTACGGCAATATGTATGAACTGGATGCCATTGCTGCCTGCGTTATTGGTGGCGTTTCGACAGCCGGTGGGATTGGTACGGTTCCCGGTATCCTGGTAGGGGTATTGATTCTGACAGTAATCAACTATGGCCTGACTTTCGTCGGCATTAGCCCATACTGGCAGCTCATCATCAAGGGTACCATTATTGTTTCGGCTGTTGCCGTTGATATTAGAAAATATATTTCCAAACGTTAA
- a CDS encoding sugar ABC transporter ATP-binding protein, translating into MSEIQYLLEMNHISKEFPGVKALDDVMLKVRPGTVHALMGENGAGKSTLMKCLFGIYYPDAGEIFLNGEKLEIKNSKDALNYGISMIHQELHPVPQRSVMENVWLGRFPQKGVGPFQFIDHKKMYDDTAQLFKDLEIDLSPHTLVKTLSVSKIQSIEIAKAVSFHSKLIVMDEPTSSLTGNEVEHLFRIIRDLRKRGVSIIYISHKMEEILQISDDVTIMRDGKYIGTWQAKEMTTDMIISKMVGRDLSQRFPEKHNIPGDVVLKVENLTSPNPRSFKNISFELRKGEILGIGGLVGAQRTELVEAIFGLRAVSAGKFYIEGKEVRIHSPSDAKKYKIALLTEERRVTGIFPVLPVTENTAIASLDRYQTPYLLLDEKRMRQDAIDNIKKIRVKTPSEKELMKNLSGGNQQKVLIGRWLLTEPEILLLDEPTRGIDVGAKFEIYTIIAELARQGKSIVMISSEMPELLGMSDRIMVMCEGRLTGIIDRENATEEEIMRHATLYMA; encoded by the coding sequence ATGTCGGAAATACAATATTTACTTGAAATGAATCATATATCCAAGGAATTTCCAGGCGTAAAAGCGTTAGATGATGTAATGCTTAAGGTGCGACCGGGCACTGTTCATGCCCTTATGGGGGAAAACGGTGCAGGCAAGTCGACACTGATGAAATGTCTGTTTGGCATTTACTATCCTGATGCGGGAGAAATATTTCTGAATGGTGAGAAACTGGAGATTAAGAATTCCAAAGATGCTCTCAATTATGGAATATCCATGATCCACCAAGAATTGCATCCTGTGCCGCAGCGCAGCGTTATGGAAAATGTGTGGCTGGGGCGGTTTCCCCAGAAGGGAGTAGGCCCTTTTCAGTTTATTGATCACAAAAAAATGTATGATGACACGGCGCAATTGTTTAAAGATCTGGAGATTGATCTGAGTCCCCATACGTTGGTGAAAACCTTGTCCGTATCTAAGATACAATCCATTGAAATAGCAAAAGCCGTATCCTTTCACTCCAAACTTATTGTAATGGATGAACCGACATCTTCGTTGACTGGTAATGAGGTTGAGCATTTATTCCGTATTATTCGTGATTTACGTAAACGTGGTGTTTCGATCATTTATATTTCCCACAAGATGGAGGAAATCTTGCAAATATCCGATGATGTCACCATCATGCGGGACGGTAAATACATTGGTACCTGGCAGGCAAAAGAAATGACTACGGATATGATTATTTCGAAAATGGTGGGACGTGATTTGTCTCAGCGTTTTCCGGAAAAACACAATATTCCGGGCGATGTGGTATTAAAAGTAGAAAATCTTACTTCTCCCAATCCGCGATCTTTTAAGAACATATCATTTGAATTACGTAAAGGTGAAATTCTGGGCATTGGCGGCCTGGTAGGGGCGCAGCGCACCGAGCTTGTAGAAGCCATTTTTGGTTTGCGAGCGGTTAGTGCGGGCAAGTTCTATATTGAAGGTAAAGAAGTACGGATTCACTCGCCGTCGGATGCCAAAAAATACAAAATTGCCTTGTTGACTGAAGAGCGGCGTGTTACCGGTATATTCCCGGTACTTCCTGTAACGGAGAACACGGCAATTGCCAGCTTAGACCGTTACCAGACACCGTATCTTCTATTAGATGAGAAAAGAATGCGTCAAGACGCTATTGACAATATTAAAAAAATCCGTGTAAAAACTCCTTCCGAAAAGGAGTTAATGAAGAATCTGTCCGGCGGTAATCAGCAAAAAGTGTTAATTGGCCGCTGGCTGCTTACGGAACCAGAGATATTGCTGCTGGATGAACCAACCCGTGGGATTGACGTTGGAGCTAAATTTGAAATTTATACGATTATTGCGGAACTGGCCAGACAGGGAAAAAGCATTGTCATGATTTCTTCAGAAATGCCCGAACTTTTGGGAATGTCCGATCGAATCATGGTCATGTGCGAAGGGCGGCTGACCGGAATTATTGACCGGGAAAATGCAACAGAAGAAGAGATTATGCGTCATGCCACGCTGTATATGGCGTAG
- a CDS encoding galactose ABC transporter substrate-binding protein, whose protein sequence is MKRNWKALILSTLLAGALVAGCSSGGQQGDAKKDDGGKPTIGVAIYKFDDTFMSGVRSAISKAAEGKAQVDIVDSQNSQPTQNDKVDLFINKKVKALAINPVDRSAAGVLIDKAQKANIPIVFLNREPLPEDMKKWDKVYYVGAKAEQSGTMEGQLLVDYFKAHPTKDGIIHYVMIKGEPGHQDAELRTKYSIKAMEDAGLKVEKVAEDTAMWDRVKGQEKMAAFLAAHDNIDCVLANNDDMALGAIEALKAKGYFQNGKFMPVVGVDATAPALKALEDGTLYGTVLNDAVNQGKATTNLATVLALGQAPSKDNVGYDITDGKYIWIDYKKITKDNINDAK, encoded by the coding sequence GTGAAAAGGAATTGGAAAGCGCTTATTCTGTCAACATTGCTTGCTGGAGCACTGGTGGCTGGCTGCTCGTCAGGTGGTCAACAGGGGGATGCAAAGAAAGATGATGGTGGCAAACCGACAATTGGTGTAGCGATTTACAAATTTGATGACACCTTTATGTCGGGCGTACGCAGCGCCATCTCAAAAGCTGCAGAAGGAAAAGCCCAAGTAGATATTGTTGACAGCCAGAACTCTCAACCAACTCAAAATGACAAGGTCGATTTGTTTATCAATAAGAAAGTAAAAGCGTTGGCCATTAACCCTGTAGACCGCAGTGCAGCAGGCGTGTTAATTGACAAAGCTCAAAAAGCTAATATTCCTATCGTATTCTTAAACCGCGAACCTCTGCCGGAAGATATGAAAAAGTGGGATAAAGTATATTATGTAGGCGCGAAAGCCGAACAGTCCGGTACGATGGAAGGCCAATTGCTGGTGGATTATTTTAAAGCTCATCCGACCAAAGATGGCATCATCCACTATGTCATGATTAAAGGCGAACCAGGCCATCAAGATGCTGAACTGCGGACCAAATATTCCATCAAAGCTATGGAAGATGCCGGTCTGAAAGTGGAAAAAGTTGCTGAAGATACCGCTATGTGGGACCGCGTAAAAGGACAGGAAAAAATGGCTGCTTTCCTGGCTGCTCATGACAACATTGATTGTGTACTTGCCAACAATGACGACATGGCATTGGGTGCTATCGAAGCATTGAAAGCCAAAGGTTATTTCCAAAACGGCAAATTTATGCCTGTTGTAGGTGTTGATGCTACGGCTCCGGCTCTGAAAGCACTGGAAGATGGCACTCTGTATGGTACGGTTCTGAACGACGCAGTAAATCAGGGTAAAGCTACAACTAACCTGGCTACTGTTCTTGCTTTAGGTCAAGCTCCTTCGAAAGACAATGTAGGCTATGACATTACTGATGGCAAATACATCTGGATTGATTACAAGAAAATTACCAAGGATAACATAAACGACGCAAAATAA